Within Sporosarcina sp. PTS2304, the genomic segment GAGCGAAATTGCCAGTTACTATCTATGCGCAAGTTTGGTATTCTATTCAAAAAGAGTTTGTTTGTACACCAGTGGATTTTTTCTGGCGGCGAACAGGGGCGTTACTATTCAACATTGAATGGGTCAATGAGTGGCAACAACCCGTAATAGACTGTATGGCTCATCTGCTTGGTTGGTCCGGTGAGACGAAGAAGTCTATGACGGAATCGCTAGAATATACGAAACGACTATGTATTGGAGAAGTAAGAAAATAGCAATGACGCCCCTCTATCATGTATTCAATGGTAGAGGGTTTTACTATTTACATAGCAATGCTTTGAAGATAGTTTGAATAAGCTGTATATAAGGCACTAGATAATTGGTGTATTGTACTACTATAATAGTAGTAGAAAACTAGAGAGAAGGGGAATTATGAAATTTATAAACCGTCCGATCATTGCATTCGTATTCATATTGCTAACTGTATGCGGTTTTTCGTCTATAGAGGTTCGTGCACAAAGTGGCGCTGCAACTACAGAGTGGTTAATTGAGTATGGAGATGTTCAGCATTCATTAGCTGAAGAACCTTCAGTGGAAGGAGTAGAAACAATAGAACAAATAGCGCCCAAAGTAGAACTGTGGAGTTTTGCAGAAGATGCGGATATAGAACAGATTACGCAACAATTACGTGAAGATTCTACTGTTCTATCGGTTGAACCGAATTATGAACGTCACTTACATGCAGAGTCAGATCCATTCGTAGAAAAGCAGTGGTGGATTCCGCATCTTCAACCCGAAACTCTTTGGTCAAGCGTGAAGCGACAAAAGAAAGCGATTGTTGTAGCTGTAATCGATTCAGGGATTTCGAGTACACACGAAGATCTTCAGGGGCGTATTCAATCAGGCGGCTATAATTTTTACGGCAATAATACAAATGTAGAAGATATGAATGGCCATGGAACAGGAGTAGCCGGTGTGATTGCTGCGACGTATGGAAATGGAAAAGGAATTACAGGCGTCGCAGGTCCTTATCATATAAAAGTTCTTCCTTTAAAAGTCTCTCATATTACAGGAACGAGTTATGTATCAGATAGTATTAAAGCGATTGATTATGCGATAGAGAAAAAAGTAGACGTCATTAATATGAGTCTAGGCAGTGCGGAGCGTTCGACTACAGAAAATGCGGCAGTTCAACGTGCAATTCGAGCAGGTATAGTCGTTGTTGCCTCAGCTGGTAATGAAGCGTTAAAAGGCAATCCTATTAGCTATCCAGCATCGTATGAAAACGTCATTTCAGTTGGTGCGATTGACATTGAAAATAGACGTTCATCGTTTTCAAATTACAATTCATCCGTTAGTTTAGTTGCACCCGGGACCGGTATTTATACGACAGGGGTAGCCAATAGTTATAAATCAGTCAATGGAACATCTTTTTCATCGCCTATTGTTGCAGGGGCAGCTGCAATGATTAAATCATTACAACCAGACGCTACACCAAAACAGATTAAGAACATACTAGAAGATACGGCGGTTGATCTCGGAGAACCAGGCAAAGATCCGCACTTCGGAGCAGGATTACTAAACCTTGAAAGAGTATATGCAGCACTGGCAGTCCCAGAAGTTAAGGTGCAGACCGTGGAGTTGGATAAAGCTTCTGTCACATTAGATATGAATGTAAGAACAAGCTATTCAAATGAAGAAAAGACTATAGAAGCCAAGCGAGTGCATGCACAAGCAGCAATGGTTTATGAAGAAGAATTGCTACCGGAGTTTGCGATGGATCACATGTTTATGCAAGTGGGCCAAAGCAAACAATGGGCGACTGGAATTGAATCAAACGCAAGTATTATGTCATCTAATAGACAAGTAGCAACGGTAGATGAATATGGAATAGTACACGCGACTGGTTGGGGGTCGGCTACTATTCGTTATGAAAGCAAATACACAGTGAAAGAACTTCGTGTGAAAGTTGGTTGGGATACCGATCGGCCTATGACGGCATTATTCGAAAACGTGTTACCAATTGATGCTGTAGACCGTTCAGTTACATGGACTTCGTCAAATCCAGAAGTTGCTGAAGTTGATAAGTACGGAATCATTACGGGGAAAAAAACAGGGGGTACCATCATTACAGTACGAACAAATGATGGTGGCTTGACAGCGGATGCGAAAGTTACAGTCGTTGGCGGTCAAACACAAGTAGAATTTGTAGGCGACTTTCCAGCAATGACTGTAAATCAACACAAAGTCTTTACTATTCATTTTAATCAGAAAATACAAGTAGGAAGAGACTATAGTAAAGATATTTTTCTATCGCGTTCGCCGGATGGTTCAGAACAAGTGAATACTTTCCTTGTATTTTCAAATCCTAACTCTTCCAATCAATTACTGATCATGCCCGAAACAGAGTGGAAAGAAGGGACGTACTATTTGACCATTACAAAAAATCTGCAAAATGACCGTTTCGTTTCATTAAAGAAAGATGTGCGGATGAAGTTTGATGTTGTGATAGAAGACGAACCTGTAGCTCAAAAATATGTGTTTGAAAGTAATTATGATTTTGATTGGGAGTATATAAAAAGAGATTATCGTGAATTTCAATTGAACGGAGTAAAAAATGGAAAGATAGTAGCAGGATATACGACGAATGTAAACAATAATTTCAGATTTGCTGGAAATATTGGAGATACACGCAATGAAATTATCCGAAAGTATGGTCAGCCGTTAACGTACATTATGAAAGATCGCACGAAATACAATATTAGCGGACAAGATTTGAAACCTACGTATATGATCGATGGAAAGTATGTAACGTTCTTGATCGATCAACATAATCAGAACAGAGTGCGTTCTATTTTATGGATAGATCAAGCGACTGAAGAGCGCGCAAAGTATTGGTATAAAACACCGAATGAGCGCTATAAACAACACTCTGAACAACTCATGCACGAATTGGTCAATCAAGCGAGACATGCGGCAGGCCTACCGATCTTGAATGAGAATAAACTACTGACGACTGCTGCTAGGATGCATAGTGAAGACATGGCGCGTAATAATTACTTTAGTCACACGAATCTGCGTGGAGAAAGTGCATCGCAGCGTGTAGAAAACATAGGACTGCGCCCGAATGCTACGGGTGAAAATATTGCGCAAGGCTATTTGAATAGTATTTTAGCGCACGAAGGATTAATGAATTCATTAGGCCATCGCAATAATATACTTAGTCCAGAGTATTCTCAGCTCGGGATTGGTATAGCATTCAATAGCGAGTCGAAGCCGTATATTACACAAAAATTTTATATTTATAAATAATGACGTCGCTTAAAAGAGAACAGTAAGTCAGTTGGTGCTCGTTCAGAAGTTGGAGTGGGGTAAGTGACTTCTCCCATGCAGTGTAGAAAATGAGTGTACGTGTGAGGATTCTCCCTACAGAACCGGACGCTTTCCTGAGGGAGCGCGGCGGACTCGCCAAAAGTTCTTTGGCGATTACGCCTTTCGTGCTGATCCTCCAGGAGTCGCCGGTTCTTCCGGGAGAATCCTTGAGTTTTTGTTGGGAAATCAGTTGGTGTTCGTTCAGAAGTTAGAGTGGGGTAAGTGAACTTCTCTGGTGCGGATCAGAAAAGTTGTGTACGTGTGAGGATTCTCCCTACAGAACCGGACGCTTTCCTGAGGGGACGCGGCGGACTCGCCAGAAGTGCGTTGGCGATTACGCCTGCCAAGTGCAAAGATGTGCTCCTTCTCGCTGCGCTTCACTCGTAAAAGCCGTCCTTCGCAACGGCTCTTCCTGATCCTCCAGGAGTCGCCGGTTCTTCCGGGAGAATCCTTGAGTTTGTGTCTGCAAGTCAGTTTGTGTTCGTCCAGAAATAGAGTGTGGTAAGTTCCGCTTTCTGAACAGTGTGGGTGAAGTTTTGGATTGCCTGATTGAATACATATAGAGTCATTGCTTTTTCTGCTCAGTCCATCGAAACAGTCATAGTAGCCAGCAACACTTCACCGCTTTTAACTTCAAAAACGGTCGCATTATATCAGACAAGTCTACTTGTTTTTCACTACCTACAAAGAGTGATCAACCTGTCTTGCACACACTAAGTACGGCTTGGAGCTTACAGACGATCGACTCCGGGAGGATCAGGGCCACAGGTGTAACTCGCAGAGCACTTTTGCGAGGTCCACCGCGCCCCCTCCGGAAAGCGTATCGTCTGGAAGCGCAAGCCGCAGGATATTCCAAGTCAGCCTTACTCCACCCAATCGCCATAGTCAAACTCACTTTAAATGAAGGAATGAATTATACATAATACGGTTAATCGACAGGCTTGATATTAAGACTTCATATCAATAATCATCTCATCAACATCTGGAGTAGTTGTAATAAGCTCCATTTCCTTTAGCCAGTCACGAACTTCTTCCCACGAAGTCGGATCAAGATCTCCAAATTCCGCATTGTCCGAATCCATTTTAGGCAACAACACATTCAAGCTTTCTGTCTCGATAGCTTGATCGAGCGGGAAATTTGCTTGGTCCTGATTACTCAGTAAAATCTCAAGTGCTTCTTCTGGATTTTCCTTCATGAAATGATAGCCCTTTTCAGCTGCTCTCCAAAACGATTGAATCGCTTCTTGATCTTTTTTCCACGTATCATCACTCGTTACCAAAACAATTTCACTATAGTTTGGCACACCATATTCTACAGGGTTAAAATAACGCGCTTTGTATCCTTTACTTTCCATTACAGGAACTTCATGATTGATGAATGTTCCCGTTACAGCATCCACTCGTTCAGATACTACGGACGCCTCTAAGTCGAAACCAACGTCAATCATTTTCACTTTATCGTAGTCACCGCCATCATGTGTCACCATCGTTTTGATCAAAGATTCATTCAATGGAATACCTGGATAGCCGACAATTTTATCTTCCAATTCTTTCGGCGACTGGATCGGACTATCTTCTAACATCACCGTGTAATTAAGTGGTTCACGGACGATGGACGCGATCGCTTTAACAGGAACTTGCTCATTCGCCTGTGCCAAAATTACGTCTGGCTGATAATAAAATCCGAGTGTAACTTTACCAGCTGCCGTCAAATTCATCGGGTCGGTCGGGTTAGCTGGGAATTGAATGACTACTTCTACGTTTTCCTCATCGAAATATCCTTTTTCCTGTGCAACGTACAAATAACTATGTACTGCATTTGGATACCAATCGAGCATAATGCTGACCTTTTTCTTCTCTTCTTTCGGTGTTTCTTCAGTAGTCTTTGAGTCGTCACTAGTACTGCAGCCTGCAAGTGCTAGTAGTAGAAAGACAATACCGAATAAAAAGCGCTTTTTCATTGATGCTTCCTCCAATGTAAACATATTTTTTCTAATAAAACGACAATCAGGAAGCAGATAATGCCCACTGCAGAAAGTAAAACTATCGGGGCGAATACTGCTGCACTATCAAATTGTGTCATCATTCTACGGCTAAAATAGCCAAGCCCTGCTTGTGCGCCAAGCCATTCTCCAATGGCGGCACCGATGACGCTTAATGTAACTGCTACTTTTAGTCCTGAAAAGAAAGACGGAAGAGCAGAAGGGATATCTAATTTAAGAAAAATATCTTTTGTTGATGCTCCCATTGTCAGCATTAGCTCTCGCAGATTACGATCAGAAGAGCGCAAACCATCGAAAACGCTAACTGTAATCGGGAAAAATGTAATGAGCACAGTGACCGCTACTTTACTCCAAATACTATAACCGAGCCAAAGTACGAAAATGGGTGCAAGTGCGATAATAGGGATCGTCTGCGATGCGATCAAAATTGGATAAAACGCCTGCTCAATCGGTTTCTTCATATACATCGAAATGGCCAACGCAGAGCCGATCACGACAGAAATAGTGAGTCCGATCAAAATAGTTAAAGCTGTGGGCGGTAAGTGATGGATAAACAGCTCTGCTTTAAGTTCCCATAGCTTTAAAAGAATCGCCGATGGAGAGGGAAAGAGAAAACTTTTGTCATACAGACGTGCACCTATTTCCCAAATAACTAGTAAAATCATGACAAATGCGATTGACCATGTGTAGGAAAGTAATTTCTTCATAGACGCGCCTCCGAACGCAGCTCCGAAACTAATCGTTCTTTTAACTCGATCATTTCAAGTTGAGCCAAGTCCCGCATCGTCCGTGGTCGATCTAGCGGAACGATGATTTCACGTATCGTTGTTACAGGTTTTTCAGCTAAGACGAAAATACGGTCGGACAAAAATAATGCTTCATCTATATCGTGCGTAATAAATAATATCGTCTTATCAAATTTTTGCCATTGATCGACAAGCCATTCTTGCATCGTCAAGCGTGTAATTGCATCAAGTGCACTGAAAGGTTCGTCGAGCAGTAATACATTCGATCCTGTCAGCACCGTACGTAAAAAAGAAACACGTTGTCGCATACCACCTGATAAATTTGCGGGATAAGTGTGTTCCACGCCTGCTAATCCAAAATCTGCAAGTAATTGGATAATCCGTGCATGCGCTTGTTTCTTTCCTTGCAATTCAAGTGGAAGTCTTACGTTTTCTAGTATCGTTCGCCATGGCATTAAAAGATCCTGTTGTGGCATATAGCCTACTTTACCCAGTCGGTTGGCGGATGCTTCCCCATTCAGGAAAATCTGTCCTGACTGTGGATTATCTAGGCCGGTCACGAGTCGAAAGAGTGTACTTTTTCCATAACCACTAGGTCCGATGATACTAACAAATTCGCCTTCCTGCACACGTAAACTCACTTGATCTAAAATGGCAGTAGGAGCTGAAGACTTAGCTGCTTGGTAATGAAATGAAACGTTATCAAATGCGAGTACAGTCTTTCTCATGTAGGAATCACTTCTCTTTTCTTAAAATCCTCTACGCAAAAACACCACTTCTATTTGCGAAGTGGTTGCATAGTACGGCAAAAATCCGTCTATATGTTCACTTCCCTCCGCTAGCATTATCTAGTGCAGGTTAAAGGGTTAAGGCCACAGCCTCTCTCAGCGAAAGCACCCCTAGTGTTTATCCATCTCTTATAGTTGCATAGTATTAGTAGTTAGTCAAGATAAGACAAATTGAGGCTGACTTGGAATGTCTTGAGTCTTGCGCTTCCAGCCGTACTTTGTGTGTGCAAGACAGGTTGATCACTCTTTGTAGGGGGTGAAAGACTACGTGGGCTTGTGTGCTACTTCATGTTCGTTTGTTAGATGGAGTGGAGCTGACTTGAAGATTCTTGGGCTTGCGCTTCCAGACGATACGCTTTCCGGAGGGGACGCGGTGGACCTCGCAAAAGTGCGCTGCGAGTTACACCTGTCAAATGCAAAGATGTGCTCCTTCTCGCTGCGCTTCACTCGCAAAAGCCGTCCTTCGCAACGGCTTTTCCTGATCCTCCCGGAGTCGATCGTCTTCCAGCTTCAGCCGTACTTTGTGTAGGCAAGACAGTTTGATCACTCTTTGTAGGTGGTGAAAGACCAAGTAAGTAGACTTGTCTGATACAATGCGACCGTTTTTGAAGTTAAAAAGCGGTGAAGTGTGGCTAGCTACTATGACTGTTTCGATGAACTGAGTGAAAAAATGACCTTATATACATTCAGTCAGCAAATTCAAAGCTTCACCACACTGTTTAGGAAGCAGAACTTACCAAACTCTATTTCTGGACGAACACCAACTGACTTACGGACACTACTTCAAGGATTCTCCCGGAAGAACCGGCGACTCCTGGAGGATCAGCGCGTCAGGCGTAATCGCCAACGCACTTTTGGCGAGTCCGCCGCGTGCCCTCAGGAAAGCGTCCGGTTCTGTAGGGAGAATCCTCATACGTACCCTACTTTTCTGCACTGTACAGGAGAATCCTAGCACGTATCCTTATTTTCTTCACTGCACAGGCTCGTCTGTTCTTATTTATGTCGTATTGCGTTTCACAAACAATTGCTATAAAATCAAAGATAGTTATATAAAGTATTTTGGTACTTTGCCAGTTTGCAAAGTTGAAAAAGGAATCAGGTGAAAATCCTGGACGGTCCGGCCACTGTAAATGGAAAGTAATTTCAAGTAACCACTGGTGCATAACTGGGAAGGTTGAAGTTGCGTTTGTATCCATAAGTCAGGAGACTTGCCACAATACTATGCTAGTAGCCTTCCGGAAAAAGGTGTGCATGTTTTGTGGTAGAATTCTGTACACACATACATATGCCCTTGTCTCTTTCTGGAGGCAAGGGCTTTATTTTGTAGAAAAATTGGAGGTAGAAATCATTGGGGAAGATGAAAGTAGCAAGAAAGTGGTTTTCCGTAGTAGTCAGCTTTTTATTGATTTTATCATTTTTTAATCCCGTTGTTCATGCGATAAGTTCGGAAGTAGAACCATCAGAGGACATTACGGTAAAGCTTCGAATAGAAAGCTATGATCGTACCATTTTACCAGCAACGGAAGTAAGTTTTTCACCTTATAATATTACACATGCTGTCGGAAAAAATAGCTTGGATGCAAACAGTCCACTCGCTATTTATGCAATTGTAAAGGCGTTGGAAACGAACGGCCATAACGTGACGAATACCGATAAATTCAACTTCGGAAATGGCGCGTATATTACGAAAATTGACGGCATCGAAACATTTGAAGTAAATCCGCCTATGGATGGCTGGATGTATTATGTAAATGATCAATACGTAGATAGAGGCGTAGGGGAATATGCATTATCGCCAAATGATGAAGTGACAGTATTTTTTACACCGGATTACTCTACAACAAAATATGCTTGGTTTGATCAGAAACAAGTCACTACGACTGCAAATCAAACAGAAACCGTACTATTAACGGCATCTTCCTATGATTTTCAAGCAGATGAGGTAATAGAAGAAGTCGTTTCAGATGCTACAATCCTTGTGGACGATAAACCGCTTCTAGTAGACGGTCAAGAAGTGAAAACGAACGCAGAAGGAATTGCTACTATTATATTCTCAGAACCTGGCACCTATCATCTGTCAGCTCGAAAGATGGATGGAGACTTCAGCTCGATTACTCGTCCGTATAGTCAAGTGATCGTAGGTGAGGCAGAACAACCAATCGAGAGTCCTTCAGCAGAACAAATGCTGGAAGAAGTCGTGCAGTTCTATAAAGAAAAAGATATGATACTCGATTCATGGCAAACACTAGTCGGACTATATGCAGCAGGAGAAGACTTACTTAATGAACAATGGAAGTTACCCGCTTGGCAGAAAGAAGAACCGGCTAATCTGAAAGAAACTCATCATGGAACCGAACATATCCGCTATATTTTCGGACTGCTTGCGATGAATGAAGACCCTGCGAGCGCATGGGGTTCAAAACGTAATCTGTATGCAGAATTAGCGAAACAGCAAAACCCAACAACAGGCGCATTTGGTGGCATCAACAAACATATGTGGGCATTGCTTGCGATGGACACCGGTGAACGATTGGGCGCAGATTTGGGCACGTGGAATGAAGATGCGAAACAACAAGCGCTAGACTATTTAATTAGTAAACAAAACGAAGATGGCGGCTATGCATTAAGTGGAACAGTGTCTGACCCTGATTTGACGGGCATGGCATTAATCACACTAGCCAATTATCAAGGCAATAGTGCTGTCGATACGGCAATCGAAAAAGCAAAAGGCTTATTAAGAGCGCAGCAATTGCAACTTCAAACCGGCGGCTTCAAATCGGCATGGAGTGGGGATAATGCCAATTCCTTAGCTACAGCTATTTGGGGTCTGCTTGCCATAAATGAAGACGTGCTAACAACTGATTGGCAAGTAAAAGGAAATACTGTACTAGACGCAATAAAAGGATTCCAAAAAGAAGACGGTTCATTTATATGGAAAAGCGATTACCCTACAACGAACCTTATGTCAACAGAACAAGTATTGCTTGCTTTAGCGGATATGAAAGCTGGGAACTCGGTGTGGAATCGTATTAAGATGACGAAAGAACCCGTAAAACCTACTGCAACCGTTCAGATTGATGGTTTGAGTGAGACGATCATTCCACAAACAACAGTTACGTTTGAACCGGGTAGTACGATCTTGCAAATAGTAGAGGCATTACTAACAGAAAATAATGTGAAGTTTGAAACCGATAAGTTGAAAAAGAACTTTTTCTCTATCAATGATGAACAAAAAGGACAGTTAGGCGGCAGTGACCATTGGTTTATTAGCGTCAATAACGAGTCCTATACTTCTTATATAGATAATGAATTGCAAAACGAAGATACTATTCATCTCTATTATAAACGTAATGCAACATTGCTTTCTGCCACAAAATTAACTGTCGGAGATGTCAATCCAACGATTGAAGTAACTGTCACAGGGGATACGTTTACAGAAGCAGCTTCAGATAAAGCGAACTGGAGTATCGCACAAGATGAGTTGACAGTAAGTGAAGTAGACGTACAAACGAATCAAAAAGTGCGCTTGACGCTTACTGGAACAGTACCAGACAAAATGATTCAAATTAGTCCTACAGAACAATCGATTGTATCCAATCAAAAGAGATCTGCATATAATATGCCTCAGAAACCGGTCGTTATTCGGTCGGCAGAAGAAATGATTGCGGATACATTGCGTTTCTATGAAGAGGAACGATACAAAGAAGAAACATTTGGCTATGATGTACCAGAGCTCGGCTGGATGGAAGTCGTGGCACTTAACGCGGTCAGTGAAAAAGTGAAGGATGGAACTGTGTCGCTCCCGACTTGGGTGACGACTGATCCTGGTTTGAAAGTGGATGAAAGTGACACTCATCACATTCGCTACATTTTCGGTTTGTTAGCGGCTGGAAAAGACCCTTCTAATGCGTGGGAAACGAAGCGCAATCTGTACGCGGAACTAGCGGCACAGCAAAAAGAGGACGGGTCATTCGGTGGCAGCAATAAACATACGTGGGCAATGCTTGCGCTAGATACCGGAGAAAAACGTGGCCAAAATGTCGGGACATGGGATGCGCAAGCGAAAGAGAAAGCACTGGAGCATTTATTGAAGCAAGAAAAAGATACTGGTGGATTTTCATTGTCAACTAAAGCCTCTGATCCAGCAGACGCGGACATGACAGGTATGGTTTTATTAACGCTTGCGAATTACCAAGATGAAAGTGCGGTGAAAGCAGCAATTGACCGCGCGAAGCAAGTGTTACGCGAACAACAAATGGCTACCGCTGGATGGGGAGCATGGGGAAGTGAAAACTCTAATAGTATCGCAACTGTCCTCTCTGGATTAATCGCAGTTGGGGAAGATGTCAACGCTGCCGAGTGGCAAAAGGATGGAGTCACTCCTCTCACTTCACTAAGTAAGTATCAAATGGACAACGGCGCGTTCACTTATATGTTAACCCCACGAAAAATGATAAATCTAAAAGCAACGGAACAATCATTGATTGCTTTACACGAAATCAAAACAGGCCAATCCATTTGGCAACAATTTTCAGCAGTCGAAGGTACGGAGCCAAGTGAACCAGTAGTAGAGAAGGCACAGCTAACTTCCACAATCAAAACAGCAGAACAAAGACTTGAGACAACGCAAGAAGGAACGACTGCTGGAACTTATAAGAAAGAGGATCGTGATACATTACAACAAGCGATTTCAACAGCCAAAACAACTGAAACAGACGAACAAGCAGAACAAGCAAAAGTCAATGAAGCGGTAGAGTTATTGAAACAAGCGATTAAGCAGTACGATCAATCAATAATTGTAGCTATTATACCACCCACTCAACCTACTACCATCACATTTTCTGTAGAAGCACGAACGATGGATGCAGGGGACATTATTAGTCCGAAAAAAATAGAGATTCAATCAGGAGATACAGCATTTACCGCATTAAAGCGGGAATTAGAAAAACGTTCTATCTCATTAGGTTATGAAGGAGTAGGGCCGACCGTATATGTCAAAGTCATAAATGATTTAGGCGAATTCGATGGCGGTCCACAAAGTGGCTGGATGTATTCAGTAAATGGTGAATTTCCGCAGTTTAGTGCTGGTATCTATACGCTAAAGAAAGATGATGTTTTACGATGGCAGTATACAAGAAACTTGGGAGCAGATTTGGGGGATAACTGGAACCCGGATCCAAAACCAGACCCTAAACCAGATCCAAAGCCAGATCCAAAACCAGATCCAAAACCGGAGCCTAAGCCTGAACCGCCGGTAAAAGCACCTGAACATATAGAAGCTACTGTTGAAGGCGGAAAACTTCATATTCAAGTGAAAGATGAGAAAACAGGCGAACTTCAACCAGCAAAAGTTGAGAAAACAGAAGAAATAGGCGGATTTGTCATTGTACAAATCGGTGAAGCTGGAAAAGCAATTGACGCTTTACAAGGAATTGAATTGCCTCCAGGAGAACCGAAAGTAATAGTATTAGACAATGATCAGCCATACTCGTACTTCCAATCTGAAGGTGGAGTGAAACCTACAAAAGAATGGGAGATTAAATTTTCAGCACCTTTATCGCAAGATGCAAACAATGACGAAAAAGTAATTGTCCGAAATGGAGCGGGTGAGCTTGTCGAAGCTACATTGGTAGTTGGAGCAGATGGCAGGTCACTAAAAGTCGTACCAACTAAAGGATATACACAAGGTGAATTGTACTATATTACGATTACTGGCGTTACTTCAGCGAGTGGTAAAGTAATAAAAGAACCTATACGTAAAATCTTCGTTGTAGAATAAAAAATGCACTGTCACAAAAGTCAGCAAAAAGACTTTTGTGGCAGTCTTTTTTCTATAAACGCCTGTTGAGTAACCATATTATGGGTAATTCATTCGTTTAAAAGCGAGTTAGGTAATAGAAATAAGTGGACGACTTCGACTAGCTGGAATACTGAGATTAAGATTATAAGATGGAGCAAAGCTGAATTGAAGTGTCTTGCGGCTTGCGCTTCCAGACGATACGCTTTCCGGAGGGGACGCGGTGGACCGTCAAGCGCTGCGAGTTACACCTGTCACCCTTATCCTCTCGGAGTCGATCGTCTTCCAGCTTCAGCCGTACTTTGTGTGTGCAAGACAGGTTGATCACTCTTTGTAGGGGGGAAAACCAAGTGGACTCGTCTGATACCATGCGACCGCTTTGAAGTTAAAAAGCGATGAAGTGTTGCTAGCTACTATGACTGTCTCGATGAATTGAGTAAAAAATAAATGACTATATACGCATTCGTCAGGCAATCCAAAGCTTTACCTACAATATTCAGGAA encodes:
- a CDS encoding DUF4430 domain-containing protein, encoding MKVARKWFSVVVSFLLILSFFNPVVHAISSEVEPSEDITVKLRIESYDRTILPATEVSFSPYNITHAVGKNSLDANSPLAIYAIVKALETNGHNVTNTDKFNFGNGAYITKIDGIETFEVNPPMDGWMYYVNDQYVDRGVGEYALSPNDEVTVFFTPDYSTTKYAWFDQKQVTTTANQTETVLLTASSYDFQADEVIEEVVSDATILVDDKPLLVDGQEVKTNAEGIATIIFSEPGTYHLSARKMDGDFSSITRPYSQVIVGEAEQPIESPSAEQMLEEVVQFYKEKDMILDSWQTLVGLYAAGEDLLNEQWKLPAWQKEEPANLKETHHGTEHIRYIFGLLAMNEDPASAWGSKRNLYAELAKQQNPTTGAFGGINKHMWALLAMDTGERLGADLGTWNEDAKQQALDYLISKQNEDGGYALSGTVSDPDLTGMALITLANYQGNSAVDTAIEKAKGLLRAQQLQLQTGGFKSAWSGDNANSLATAIWGLLAINEDVLTTDWQVKGNTVLDAIKGFQKEDGSFIWKSDYPTTNLMSTEQVLLALADMKAGNSVWNRIKMTKEPVKPTATVQIDGLSETIIPQTTVTFEPGSTILQIVEALLTENNVKFETDKLKKNFFSINDEQKGQLGGSDHWFISVNNESYTSYIDNELQNEDTIHLYYKRNATLLSATKLTVGDVNPTIEVTVTGDTFTEAASDKANWSIAQDELTVSEVDVQTNQKVRLTLTGTVPDKMIQISPTEQSIVSNQKRSAYNMPQKPVVIRSAEEMIADTLRFYEEERYKEETFGYDVPELGWMEVVALNAVSEKVKDGTVSLPTWVTTDPGLKVDESDTHHIRYIFGLLAAGKDPSNAWETKRNLYAELAAQQKEDGSFGGSNKHTWAMLALDTGEKRGQNVGTWDAQAKEKALEHLLKQEKDTGGFSLSTKASDPADADMTGMVLLTLANYQDESAVKAAIDRAKQVLREQQMATAGWGAWGSENSNSIATVLSGLIAVGEDVNAAEWQKDGVTPLTSLSKYQMDNGAFTYMLTPRKMINLKATEQSLIALHEIKTGQSIWQQFSAVEGTEPSEPVVEKAQLTSTIKTAEQRLETTQEGTTAGTYKKEDRDTLQQAISTAKTTETDEQAEQAKVNEAVELLKQAIKQYDQSIIVAIIPPTQPTTITFSVEARTMDAGDIISPKKIEIQSGDTAFTALKRELEKRSISLGYEGVGPTVYVKVINDLGEFDGGPQSGWMYSVNGEFPQFSAGIYTLKKDDVLRWQYTRNLGADLGDNWNPDPKPDPKPDPKPDPKPDPKPEPKPEPPVKAPEHIEATVEGGKLHIQVKDEKTGELQPAKVEKTEEIGGFVIVQIGEAGKAIDALQGIELPPGEPKVIVLDNDQPYSYFQSEGGVKPTKEWEIKFSAPLSQDANNDEKVIVRNGAGELVEATLVVGADGRSLKVVPTKGYTQGELYYITITGVTSASGKVIKEPIRKIFVVE